A stretch of the Orcinus orca chromosome 1, mOrcOrc1.1, whole genome shotgun sequence genome encodes the following:
- the GPR3 gene encoding G-protein coupled receptor 3 → MMWGAGSPLAWLSAGPGNMNTSSVGSTEGPTGPAMPLPSPRAWDVVLCISGTLVSCENALVVAIIVGTPAFHAPMFLLVGSLAVADLLAGLGLVMHFAAVFCIGSAEMSLVLVGMLAMAFTASIGSLLAITVDRYLSLYNALTYYSETTVTRTYVMLALVWGCALGLGLLPVLAWNCLDARATCGVVYPLSKNHLVVLAVAFFMVFGIMLQLYAQICRIVCRHAQQIALQRHLLPASHYVATRKGIATLAVVLGAFAACWLPFTVYCLLGDAHSPPLYTYLTLLPATYNSMINPIIYAFRNQDVQKVLWAVCCCCSSSKILFRSRSPSDV, encoded by the coding sequence ATGATGTGGGGTGCAGGCAGCCCCCTGGCCTGGCTCTCTGCTGGCCCAGGAAACATGAACACGAGCAGCGTGGGCTCAACAGAggggcccacaggcccagccatgCCACTGCCCTCACCTAGGGCCTGGGATGTAGTGCTGTGCATCTCAGGTACACTAGTGTCCTGTGAGAACGCGCTGGTGGTGGCCATCATCGTGGGCACTCCTGCCTTCCACGCCCCCATGTTCCTGCTGGTGGGCAGCCTGGCTGTGGCAGACCTGCTGGCAGGCCTGGGTCTGGTCATGCACTTTGCTGCTGTCTTCTGCATTGGCTCGGCAGAGATGAGCCTGGTGCTGGTCGGCATGCTGGCCATGGCCTTTACTGCCAGCATTGGCAGCCTACTGGCCATCACCGTTGATCGCTACCTTTCTCTGTACAATGCCCTCACCTACTACTCAGAGACGACAGTGACGCGGACCTATGTGATGCTGGCCCTAGTGTGGGGATGCGCATtgggcctggggctgctgccTGTGCTGGCCTGGAACTGCCTGGATGCCCGGGCCACGTGTGGCGTGGTATATCCACTCTCCAAGAACCATCTGGTGGTCCTGGCCGTTGCTTTCTTCATGGTGTTTGGCATCATGCTGCAGCTCTATGCCCAGATCTGTCGCATCGTCTGCCGCCATGCCCAGCAGATTGCCCTCCAGCGGCACCTGCTGCCTGCCTCCCACTACGTGGCCACCCGAAAGGGCATTGCCACCTTGGCCGTGGTGCTTGGCGCCTTTGCCGCCTGCTGGCTGCCCTTCACCGTCTACTGCCTGTTGGGCGatgcccactccccacccctctaCACCTATCTCACCCTGCTCCCTGCCACCTACAACTCCATGATCAACCCCATCATCTATGCCTTCCGCAACCAGGATGTGCAGAAGGTGCTGTGGGCtgtctgctgctgctgttcctctTCCAAGATCCTCTTCCGATCCCGTTCCCCCAGTGATGTCTAG